A single Kryptolebias marmoratus isolate JLee-2015 linkage group LG7, ASM164957v2, whole genome shotgun sequence DNA region contains:
- the cited1 gene encoding cbp/p300-interacting transactivator 1, whose product MMTSLLFLEDTHAAMKDLSSSSSPLTSLLHYPSSKPSVVPFSSSASSASSPGVSLSSAPLSKPQPFCLQTGPHLIASMQLQKLNSHYQNLSSASAGHPAPSGAPKGFSPLGTGNQLLGPTVVLGGGNMGVQGGASGGIIDFDPVDEEVLMSLVMEFGLDRANELPELWLGQNEFDFMSDVPAGC is encoded by the coding sequence ATGATGACCTCACTGCTGTTCCTTGAAGACACCCACGCTGCAATGAAGGatctttcttcttcctcttctcctctcaCCTCCCTTCTCCACTACCCTTCTTCCAAACCCTCTGTGGTGCCCTTCTCGTCGTCGGCCAGTTCAGCTTCGTCGCCCGGGGTATCACTGTCATCAGCACCACTCTCCAAACCGCAACCCTTCTGTCTGCAGACCGGACCACATCTCATTGCCAGCATGCAGCTGCAGAAGCTCAACTCTCACTACCAGAACCTCTCCAGTGCCTCGGCTGGACATCCAGCACCCAGTGGAGCTCCAAAGGGTTTTTCACCCCTGGGTACAGGTAACCAGCTCCTGGGGCCAACTGTAGTTCTTGGAGGAGGGAACATGGGTGTCCAGGGTGGCGCATCAGGTGGAATTATTGACTTTGACCCAGTGGATGAGGAAGTTCTCATGTCTTTGGTGATGGAGTTTGGTTTGGATCGAGCCAACGAGCTGCCGGAGCTGTGGTTGGGACAGAATGAGTTTGACTTCATGTCGGATGTACCAGCTGGTTGCTGA